The sequence AGTTCAGGGTGGCACTGCTGTTCGTGCGACGCTGGTTTTTGTGGGCATCGTCCTCGTTCCAATAGCGCTTTTGATCTGGCGCTCATTTGCTTCCGGACGATGGCGTACCGTGGATGCGTCAGATAAAGAGGACCGTCCGGCTCTCTACAACACAAGCATCCTGGTGCTACTAAGCGCGGCTGCGTACTTTCATTTTGTGGAACGTTCTCCGGCGCTGGTGCGCGGATTCATCGTAGCCGCATCGATGCTGTTGGTGGCAGCGGCGCTCAATCGGTTGCTCAAGATTTCATTGCACGTTGCGTTTGCGCGCTTTTGTGGCGTCCTCCTGTTTAGGGTGCGGTTGGGCTACGGCTTGCCCGTTCTGCTGCTGGTCCCGCTCCTGATATGGTCCCGGTTGGTGCTCTCCCGGCATGTCTGGCCCGAGACGATTGGAGGCGCGGTTCTGGGCCTGTTTGGCGCCGCTGCACCAAGTCCGGTCATGCCGACGCTTGAGCGCGAGCAGCAGACAAACTAGGAGCACGAGCCCCGCGGAACCGGCAACGAGCATCCTCAGCAAAACAGAATGAAGCTCGGTTCGGACTTCCATAAGAACTCCGAAGATAACAACTCCGAAAAGTAATGTAGTAACCTGTCGCCAGTTCACTTCAGGGTTCATTCCGGTTTTTCGGATGGCGGCAGACCGAGGAGGGCGTGCAAGCGTATGTAGAGGCGACGGCAAATCGCGGCACATAGGCGAAGGAACCGTCGAAATGGTCCCTGCTTGCTGGCGTCATGCCGCCGAAGCACGGCTGGATCGTAAAGCTCCGCGACCTGGTTGTCCGGTGTCAAAGCCTGCGCGGCCGGTTTGCCGTAAATTCCGCCAAGACTCTTCCCGGCGTCTTGCGCCTCCTGGTCCACATCTCTGATGGCCCTGAGGAACTGGGAAAGCCCGTTGCCCACCCCTCGCACAAGTTCAGGAATTTTCTTAGCGCCGACAAGAATGAGAATGAGAGCGAGAACGAGAATGACCTCTCCGTTGCCGAGGAAAATATCGGCGAAGCTCGCAGAAGCTGTTACTGAATGGGTACCTGGAAG is a genomic window of Verrucomicrobiia bacterium containing:
- a CDS encoding twin-arginine translocase TatA/TatE family subunit, translated to MFLGNGEVILVLALILILVGAKKIPELVRGVGNGLSQFLRAIRDVDQEAQDAGKSLGGIYGKPAAQALTPDNQVAELYDPAVLRRHDASKQGPFRRFLRLCAAICRRLYIRLHALLGLPPSEKPE